One Chiloscyllium plagiosum isolate BGI_BamShark_2017 chromosome 34, ASM401019v2, whole genome shotgun sequence genomic window carries:
- the LOC122540121 gene encoding basic proline-rich protein-like, producing the protein MLLLGSPTSTWRTDPPAVQHYLGADPPAVPCPLGADPPAARHSLGADPPAARLSLATDPPAVPCPLGADPPAAQLSLGTDPPAVPCPLGADPPAARLSLGNDLLAVPCPLGADPPAARLSLGTDPPAVPCSLGNDLPTVPCPLGADPPAARLSLSAAPPGCLGV; encoded by the coding sequence ATGCTGCTCCTGGGATCTCCTACGTCCACCTGGagaactgaccctccggcagtgcagcactatctcggcgctgaccctccggcCGTGCCCTGTCCCCTCGGCGCTGACCCGCCggcagcgcggcactccctcggcgctgacccgcCGGCAGCGCGGCTCTCCCTCGCCACTGACCCTCCGGCTGTGCCCTGTCCCCTCGGCGCTGACCCACCGGCAGCGCAGctctccctcggcactgaccctccggccgTGCCCTGTCCCCTCGGCGCTGACCCGCCAGCAGCGCGGCTCTCACTCGGCAATGACCTTCTGGCCGTGCCCTGTCCCCTCGGCGCTGACCCGCCGGCAGCGCGGCtttccctcggcactgacccacCGGCCGTGCCCTGTTCCCTCGGCAATGACCTTCCGACCGTGCCCTGTCCCCTCGGCGCTGACCCGCCGGCAGCgcggctctccctcagcgctGCCCCGCCGGGCTGCCTTGGAGTGTGA